One stretch of Pseudomonadota bacterium DNA includes these proteins:
- a CDS encoding vanadium-dependent haloperoxidase → MKLDRAQSAYRVRVEAAEMARHRPHPVHKANADEERYGYANYLMSFTKGLKHDEGLGVVKDPSHFKAFRTCIDEGFAEPFTSRVFVPTEHMRRKWEAPTAGVVFDLEGPDAQAVTMDPAPELCSDELTFEMAEVYELALLRDVPLTSFDTGGGLKDAELDASIDRMNAMAYMHNVSTEGFKGRPRTVNDAGQLDRQTAFRGSSPGVEKGPYVSQFLWIGNGNDCHDVEDGYISYGPQVIDQRVRVAAEGDDYMTTWNSWLDVQDGYEVRNGGIGQNLSCDTRFICTPRDLATYVHVDALYQAYLNATLILLGMGTPFDQSFAKLSGGRPMYTPGNSDGVTQNAGGFALWGGPHILTLVTEVATRALKAVRYQKFNNHLRLRPESLAGRIARAQELEEAFPGLCGCLNGMCRDLAPTLEHISKLNGPDKNLPNGNFLLPMAFEEGSPMHPTYGAGHATVAGACTTIVKAFFDTGTVLGINSDGKVGFFPKVSHAVYYEPDKYGNKLSMKKIGEGCPLTLEGELNKLAANISIGRNMAGVHYYSDYYDSLRMGEEIAIGMLEEQALCYPTDDFVLSLTTFDGEQVRIGAR, encoded by the coding sequence ATGAAACTTGATAGAGCACAATCCGCCTACCGCGTTAGGGTCGAGGCCGCCGAAATGGCGCGCCATAGGCCCCATCCCGTTCACAAAGCGAACGCCGACGAGGAACGATACGGCTACGCCAATTACCTCATGAGCTTCACCAAAGGGCTGAAGCATGATGAAGGCCTCGGCGTCGTCAAGGACCCAAGTCACTTCAAAGCGTTCAGGACCTGCATTGATGAGGGCTTCGCCGAGCCGTTTACATCGCGTGTCTTCGTTCCAACTGAGCACATGCGCCGGAAGTGGGAAGCACCCACCGCTGGTGTCGTTTTCGATCTCGAAGGTCCGGATGCGCAGGCCGTTACGATGGACCCGGCGCCTGAACTATGCAGCGATGAGCTGACGTTCGAAATGGCCGAAGTCTACGAACTGGCCCTGCTGCGCGATGTACCGCTGACAAGCTTCGACACTGGCGGCGGCCTGAAAGACGCAGAACTGGACGCCTCCATCGACCGAATGAACGCCATGGCGTACATGCACAATGTCAGCACCGAGGGCTTTAAAGGGCGCCCGAGGACCGTCAACGATGCGGGGCAACTCGACCGCCAAACGGCATTCCGCGGCTCTTCGCCGGGCGTCGAGAAGGGCCCTTACGTCTCGCAGTTCCTCTGGATCGGCAACGGCAATGACTGCCACGACGTTGAGGACGGCTACATTTCATACGGTCCGCAGGTCATCGACCAACGCGTGCGCGTTGCCGCTGAGGGCGATGACTACATGACGACCTGGAACAGCTGGCTTGACGTGCAGGACGGCTACGAGGTCCGCAATGGCGGCATTGGCCAGAACCTGAGCTGCGACACCCGGTTCATCTGCACGCCGCGCGACCTTGCGACTTACGTGCATGTCGATGCGCTTTACCAGGCCTATCTGAATGCAACGCTCATTCTCTTGGGTATGGGAACGCCGTTCGATCAGAGTTTTGCCAAACTCTCTGGCGGGCGGCCCATGTACACTCCCGGCAACTCCGATGGCGTGACGCAGAACGCAGGTGGTTTTGCGCTTTGGGGCGGACCACACATTCTGACGCTGGTGACCGAAGTCGCCACCCGAGCCTTGAAAGCGGTGCGCTACCAGAAGTTCAACAACCACCTTCGCTTGAGGCCGGAGAGCTTGGCGGGCCGGATCGCGCGGGCCCAAGAGCTCGAAGAGGCATTCCCCGGTCTATGCGGTTGCCTGAACGGTATGTGCAGGGACCTCGCTCCCACGCTTGAACATATCAGCAAGCTCAACGGGCCGGACAAGAACCTGCCAAATGGCAACTTCCTGTTACCTATGGCCTTCGAGGAAGGCTCGCCCATGCACCCGACTTATGGTGCGGGACATGCGACCGTCGCTGGCGCTTGCACGACGATCGTAAAGGCCTTCTTCGATACTGGTACTGTGCTTGGCATCAATTCAGACGGCAAGGTCGGATTCTTCCCCAAGGTCTCGCATGCCGTCTATTACGAGCCGGACAAATATGGGAACAAGCTTTCCATGAAGAAGATCGGCGAAGGGTGCCCGCTGACGCTTGAAGGCGAGTTGAACAAGCTTGCCGCGAACATATCCATCGGGCGCAACATGGCCGGTGTGCACTATTACAGTGACTATTACGACAGCCTGCGCATGGGCGAGGAAATCGCCATTGGCATGCTTGAAGAACAGGCTCTGTGCTATCCTACGGATGACTTTGTGCTGAGCCTGACAACGTTCGACGGCGAGCAAGTCCGGATCGGCGCACGCTGA
- a CDS encoding urease accessory protein UreF: protein MSTLSLARLMAWLSPVFPTGGFAYSVGLEQAVADGRVHDQQTLQEWLRTILTSGSMWNDAVLLAAAYRTNGSKLPSLSALARALAPTAERHRETVDQGAAFLHAAEPWAICDAPREAPLPVAIGAISARAKIPLLEALTASLQTQISNQLQAAIRLSVTGQTGAAQLLARLETTVLVVAERAEQSTLDDLGGSAFIADITSGQHETLEPRIFLS, encoded by the coding sequence ATGAGCACCCTGTCTCTGGCTCGATTGATGGCATGGCTTTCGCCGGTGTTTCCAACCGGCGGCTTCGCCTACTCTGTCGGCCTCGAACAGGCGGTCGCCGATGGTCGCGTTCATGACCAACAGACACTGCAAGAGTGGCTTAGGACCATCCTGACTTCGGGAAGCATGTGGAATGATGCCGTACTCCTGGCCGCGGCTTATCGTACCAATGGGTCCAAACTCCCTTCACTGTCCGCTCTCGCGCGCGCGCTGGCACCCACAGCTGAGCGGCACCGCGAAACGGTGGACCAGGGCGCTGCGTTCCTGCACGCTGCGGAGCCGTGGGCGATATGCGACGCCCCGCGTGAGGCGCCACTTCCGGTAGCGATTGGAGCCATCAGCGCACGGGCCAAAATCCCCCTATTGGAGGCCCTGACCGCGTCCCTGCAAACCCAGATTTCCAATCAGCTGCAGGCAGCGATCAGGCTTTCCGTGACCGGCCAAACAGGCGCGGCGCAGCTGCTCGCCCGACTGGAAACAACGGTTCTGGTGGTCGCTGAAAGGGCAGAACAGTCGACCCTTGACGATCTGGGGGGATCGGCTTTCATAGCGGACATCACAAGCGGACAACATGAAACGCTGGAACCGAGGATTTTTCTGTCATGA
- a CDS encoding T-complex 10 C-terminal domain-containing protein translates to MIVRFDKDHFYFDRPEADIDQGLLTPVPQGSTTPDQPDKNAGLAGDELMQELFGSFGDGGQMPDLGTGLKGLGTPQGSTPDDVINGRLPGAADPDAAPDLSGVDGSMVSTGGGNSTSNSNKNPPKPVTTVNDDGSKTTVYPDGRTVTVSKDGKETSTTYPDGTFVKTNSDTKTTFIETQKARDAKASGKPYDYEQIDITDPQDSTKVTKTFYIYSVGKEDRDQGLLKDIVLIGPLDVKKAKVDNPYEDDQPEMTSQQVEDALWELMNGSNPLMRTFGESEDDQSGDPLDTANGLSDPFKLHDPDKTKNETELPSDYDPYTLADPLIQPTNPGDDLFS, encoded by the coding sequence GTGATCGTCCGTTTCGACAAAGACCACTTTTACTTCGACCGCCCAGAAGCCGATATTGATCAGGGACTTCTGACGCCTGTGCCGCAAGGCTCCACGACCCCTGACCAGCCAGACAAAAATGCGGGGCTTGCCGGTGATGAGCTTATGCAGGAGCTGTTTGGCAGCTTTGGTGACGGTGGTCAGATGCCCGATCTCGGGACCGGGCTTAAAGGTCTGGGTACGCCTCAAGGCTCGACGCCCGATGACGTCATCAACGGCCGCCTGCCCGGTGCTGCAGACCCCGATGCGGCGCCCGATCTTTCCGGCGTTGATGGATCCATGGTGTCGACCGGCGGCGGCAACAGCACTTCAAACAGCAACAAGAACCCGCCGAAGCCTGTGACCACAGTCAACGACGATGGATCGAAAACAACCGTCTACCCCGACGGGCGCACCGTCACCGTCAGCAAGGACGGCAAGGAGACCAGCACCACCTATCCCGATGGCACGTTCGTGAAAACAAACAGCGATACCAAAACGACCTTCATCGAGACCCAGAAGGCAAGAGATGCCAAGGCAAGCGGCAAACCGTATGATTATGAGCAGATCGACATCACCGACCCACAGGACAGCACCAAAGTCACGAAGACGTTCTACATCTACTCAGTCGGCAAGGAGGACCGCGACCAGGGGCTTCTGAAGGACATTGTCCTCATCGGGCCGCTCGACGTGAAGAAGGCCAAGGTCGACAACCCCTATGAGGACGACCAGCCGGAGATGACCAGCCAACAGGTTGAGGACGCGCTATGGGAGTTGATGAATGGTTCAAACCCGTTGATGCGGACCTTTGGCGAGAGCGAAGACGACCAAAGCGGCGACCCACTCGACACCGCCAATGGCCTGTCGGACCCGTTCAAGCTTCACGATCCCGACAAGACGAAGAATGAAACCGAGCTGCCCAGCGACTACGATCCCTACACGCTGGCCGATCCGCTCATCCAGCCGACCAACCCCGGCGATGACCTGTTTAGCTGA
- a CDS encoding dimethylsulfonioproprionate lyase family protein, with protein MLETPDYPDAVAQPQPESSWRLSDDPNWIYLLREFYEIYRYLSSGGSNQIRAHQRAVREAISRVMGANATLKPGRGITKPVVGHLRRAIDEGMGERHVNLLRSVEAIVGGIDWQYGYEKVPRGLKDRYAYAELCGPAGPVLSEEVILGLVLFAPNCTYPAHAHDGITESYICLSGAVSENHQGVYAPGSLIFNPPGQRHRITVSHKEPALMAYAWVGPKDKLAQQKMIFSRK; from the coding sequence ATGCTCGAGACACCCGATTACCCAGATGCGGTCGCCCAGCCTCAACCTGAGTCGAGCTGGCGCCTGAGCGACGATCCAAACTGGATTTACCTCCTGCGGGAGTTCTACGAGATATACCGTTACCTTTCGTCGGGCGGCAGCAACCAGATCCGCGCCCACCAACGCGCGGTCCGCGAGGCGATCAGTCGTGTCATGGGGGCGAACGCCACGCTCAAACCAGGCCGCGGCATCACCAAGCCGGTCGTGGGACACTTGCGGCGTGCGATTGATGAAGGAATGGGTGAGCGACATGTCAACTTGCTGCGATCGGTTGAGGCGATCGTCGGCGGAATCGACTGGCAGTACGGCTATGAGAAGGTCCCGCGCGGCCTCAAGGACCGATACGCTTACGCTGAACTGTGCGGCCCAGCGGGGCCAGTCCTCTCGGAAGAGGTGATCCTCGGGCTTGTTTTGTTTGCACCCAACTGCACCTATCCCGCCCATGCCCATGACGGCATAACGGAAAGCTACATTTGCCTTTCAGGCGCTGTATCGGAAAACCATCAAGGCGTTTACGCCCCTGGCTCACTGATCTTTAACCCGCCCGGGCAGCGCCACCGCATAACGGTTTCCCACAAGGAGCCGGCCTTGATGGCCTATGCCTGGGTCGGACCAAAAGACAAGCTGGCCCAACAAAAGATGATTTTCTCGCGGAAATGA
- the ureG gene encoding urease accessory protein UreG: MNGPLRVGIGGPVGSGKTTLTAALCGALRDRYSVGVVTNDIYTKEDAEALVRMQALTSDRIMGVETGGCPHTAIREDASINLRAIDRLCTRHPDLDIVFIESGGDNLAATFSPDLADLSLYVISVCQGEDIPRKGGPAITRSDILIINKADLAPHVGADLDRMRADATAARAGRAHVFTDLRAGKGVEPIISFLLDVGGLRAA, from the coding sequence ATGAACGGTCCCCTTCGTGTCGGAATAGGCGGCCCTGTCGGCTCGGGTAAGACGACCCTCACAGCAGCTCTTTGCGGCGCACTGCGCGATCGCTACTCCGTCGGCGTTGTTACCAACGACATTTACACCAAGGAAGACGCTGAAGCGCTGGTGCGGATGCAAGCTCTCACCTCAGATCGCATTATGGGTGTGGAGACCGGCGGCTGCCCGCACACGGCGATCCGCGAAGACGCATCGATAAACTTGCGCGCAATTGATCGCTTGTGCACGCGCCATCCCGATCTCGACATTGTCTTCATCGAGTCAGGTGGCGACAACCTCGCCGCGACTTTCTCGCCGGACCTCGCAGATCTCAGCCTGTACGTCATTTCCGTCTGCCAGGGCGAAGACATCCCTAGGAAAGGTGGCCCCGCCATCACACGCTCGGATATACTGATCATCAATAAGGCCGATCTGGCGCCTCATGTTGGAGCTGACCTTGACCGTATGCGTGCGGATGCCACTGCTGCGCGGGCGGGACGTGCCCACGTTTTCACCGACCTGCGCGCGGGCAAGGGCGTCGAGCCAATCATATCGTTTCTGTTGGACGTTGGCGGACTGCGTGCTGCCTGA
- a CDS encoding LysR family transcriptional regulator, whose amino-acid sequence MKNVNWDDLRLFFQVAETGGLSGAARRLGLSPATVGRRMVALEQACGRTLFERTQTGYSLTREGETVFAKVRAMHTAAQPLLQHLLAGADKPAVRLSAGTGTALFLADRFARLNQPEDPFKLSFVTTEQVLDIGHREVELGIRSRSAQAGNLASRKLSDIRFAPYRSWSAGQPELLEWVAMDPAMARYAAARWVHEQGHPIRVVANSVATIYQLVRAGAGIGVMPCFIGDSDPGLSRAGPIIDELREEQHLVMHADDRHLAHIRQVIERVVTLYQDNRALLTGQKPLRSD is encoded by the coding sequence ATGAAAAATGTGAACTGGGATGATCTGCGACTGTTTTTCCAAGTCGCCGAGACTGGCGGGCTATCAGGGGCAGCAAGGCGTCTCGGCCTCAGCCCGGCGACCGTTGGCCGGCGAATGGTGGCACTTGAACAGGCGTGCGGGCGAACGTTATTTGAACGCACGCAAACCGGCTACTCACTCACCCGCGAGGGCGAAACGGTGTTTGCCAAGGTTCGTGCGATGCATACAGCCGCTCAACCGCTGCTGCAGCATCTTTTGGCGGGCGCGGACAAGCCGGCGGTGCGGTTGTCGGCTGGAACGGGAACAGCACTGTTCCTCGCCGACCGCTTTGCGCGGTTGAACCAGCCGGAGGACCCCTTCAAGCTCAGTTTTGTGACGACCGAACAAGTTCTCGATATCGGCCATAGGGAGGTTGAACTGGGTATTCGTAGTCGATCTGCACAGGCGGGAAATCTGGCAAGCCGAAAACTGTCCGATATCCGCTTTGCTCCCTACCGGAGCTGGAGTGCCGGGCAACCCGAGCTCCTTGAATGGGTCGCCATGGACCCAGCGATGGCGCGCTATGCCGCGGCAAGGTGGGTCCACGAACAAGGACACCCGATCCGTGTGGTCGCCAACTCGGTGGCAACAATCTACCAATTGGTGCGGGCAGGAGCAGGCATCGGTGTCATGCCCTGCTTCATTGGCGACAGCGATCCTGGGCTTTCGCGCGCGGGTCCGATCATTGACGAGTTACGCGAAGAGCAGCACCTGGTGATGCATGCCGATGATCGACACCTCGCCCATATACGCCAGGTGATCGAGCGCGTTGTCACCTTGTATCAGGACAATCGTGCGCTGCTGACCGGTCAGAAGCCGCTGAGAAGTGATTAG
- a CDS encoding DUF3995 domain-containing protein: MIALANVIALLLMAIALLHLHWALGGKWPGTDETSLSHTVFGQNGVDAMPDQSLTAVVSGLIALAALWPLVWVGPLALPLPDWFVGLGMVVLTLVFLGRGVAGYLPAVTNRHAQQPFARLNARLYSPLITAIGVGLFTLLVAGPGEAWHS; this comes from the coding sequence ATGATTGCCTTGGCGAACGTCATTGCACTGCTGCTCATGGCCATTGCTCTGTTACACTTGCATTGGGCGCTGGGCGGAAAATGGCCGGGCACGGACGAGACTTCCCTGAGCCACACGGTGTTCGGTCAGAATGGTGTTGACGCGATGCCGGACCAGTCACTAACGGCGGTGGTCTCAGGCCTGATCGCGCTAGCCGCTCTATGGCCCCTCGTCTGGGTTGGTCCTCTGGCTCTGCCCTTACCCGATTGGTTTGTCGGCCTTGGGATGGTGGTGCTTACCTTGGTCTTCCTTGGCCGTGGGGTGGCAGGTTACCTGCCGGCGGTCACCAATAGACACGCGCAACAACCTTTCGCCCGGCTCAATGCACGGCTTTATTCGCCGCTGATAACCGCCATTGGCGTTGGGCTGTTTACGCTGTTGGTGGCTGGCCCAGGTGAGGCGTGGCACAGCTGA
- a CDS encoding alpha/beta hydrolase → MWHRLIIVFAAIALASCAGRPEIVSLPASQSATDIEPVFLATSRKRTDQGFSSERSSELSFARFDVSVPQDRQPGSVPFAENAPDSRRHFLVAGTENFSGGSDFQAALRQAQANRPPGQRELVVYVHGYNNTFAQSLYRAAQIRYDFDVPGLAVHYAWPSLESVTGYVYDRDSVLAARESFERFLQLLVQTTDERIIVLAHSMGSYLTMETLRSLSIDQDRVTLRGIGGVVLMSPDIDVQVFQAQARRIDPLPNPFIIFTSQNDRALRLSATVSRQSQRLGNIGTVDDVSDFNVTIIDLTQISDAGDQLNHSVGLSSPSLIQFVRNAPQLGEQLEDDQVAGADEVPGTVNVVRGARQIVLAPLDAVLGR, encoded by the coding sequence ATGTGGCATCGGCTGATCATAGTCTTCGCGGCGATTGCATTAGCGAGCTGCGCAGGGCGTCCAGAAATCGTAAGCCTCCCAGCGAGCCAATCAGCCACAGATATCGAGCCCGTTTTCCTGGCCACGTCTCGAAAACGAACCGATCAAGGCTTTTCAAGCGAGCGCTCCTCCGAGCTGAGTTTTGCCCGCTTCGATGTCTCAGTGCCACAAGACCGTCAGCCGGGATCTGTGCCGTTCGCTGAAAACGCGCCGGACAGCCGCAGGCACTTTCTGGTAGCGGGTACGGAGAACTTTTCAGGCGGTTCTGACTTCCAAGCCGCACTCCGGCAGGCGCAGGCTAACCGCCCACCAGGACAGCGCGAATTGGTCGTTTACGTTCACGGCTACAACAATACTTTTGCCCAGAGCCTCTACCGCGCTGCGCAGATTCGCTACGACTTCGACGTCCCGGGGCTTGCCGTTCACTACGCATGGCCTTCACTCGAGTCGGTCACCGGATACGTCTACGATCGAGACAGCGTTCTCGCGGCGCGGGAATCGTTCGAGCGTTTTCTGCAGCTTCTGGTGCAAACTACCGATGAGAGAATTATCGTTCTCGCTCACTCCATGGGCTCGTACCTCACAATGGAGACGCTCCGATCGCTATCAATTGACCAAGACCGCGTGACGCTCAGAGGCATAGGCGGCGTCGTCTTGATGTCACCAGACATTGACGTGCAGGTTTTTCAAGCGCAAGCGAGGCGCATCGATCCACTGCCCAATCCGTTCATCATTTTCACGTCACAAAATGATCGAGCTCTGAGACTTTCAGCAACCGTTTCACGGCAATCACAGCGCTTGGGTAACATCGGAACGGTCGATGATGTATCGGACTTCAATGTCACAATCATCGACCTGACGCAGATCTCGGACGCTGGCGACCAGCTCAATCACTCCGTCGGTTTGAGTTCCCCGTCTCTTATTCAGTTTGTGCGCAATGCACCCCAGCTTGGTGAACAGCTGGAAGATGACCAGGTAGCGGGCGCGGATGAAGTACCGGGAACCGTAAACGTTGTTCGAGGCGCACGACAGATTGTGTTGGCACCCCTCGATGCCGTTCTTGGTCGATGA
- a CDS encoding urease accessory protein UreE → MSETNRLPTCRQVLGHTHSAADHITLDQIDRHRRRFRMQSDGGITFLLDLPDARLLQHGEGLLLSDGRVIEVRASPEPLYEITGHDERHLLSLAWQIGNRHLAADISAKRIRIRRDAVIKAMLEGLGAGVAEIEAPFNPEGGAYGDAHANHHHHDDHDHNHD, encoded by the coding sequence GTGAGCGAGACAAACCGACTTCCAACCTGTCGCCAAGTCCTGGGGCATACACACAGCGCGGCCGACCACATCACGCTTGATCAGATTGACCGACATCGCCGCCGGTTTCGCATGCAGTCCGACGGCGGCATAACCTTCCTGCTAGACCTACCGGACGCACGTCTTCTTCAGCATGGCGAGGGGCTCCTGCTTTCCGATGGCCGGGTCATCGAAGTGCGCGCATCACCGGAGCCACTCTACGAGATCACGGGACATGACGAGCGCCATCTGCTGAGCCTAGCCTGGCAAATTGGGAACCGGCACCTGGCTGCTGATATCTCCGCCAAACGCATCCGTATACGCCGCGATGCCGTGATCAAGGCGATGCTCGAAGGCTTGGGGGCGGGTGTTGCTGAGATCGAAGCCCCTTTCAATCCCGAAGGTGGCGCTTATGGTGATGCACATGCAAACCACCACCACCATGACGACCATGATCACAACCACGATTAG
- a CDS encoding M20 aminoacylase family protein, whose protein sequence is MPVNNRIADRLGSIAGWRRELHQNPEIMYDLPQTMAYVADKLRQFGCDEVVEGLGQTGVVGVIGGQKGNGPTLGLRSDMDALPILEETGLPHASQTDGKMHACGHDGHMAMLLGAAEHLCETRGFAGTVVVIFQPAEEGGAGAKAMMDDGLFERFGIEEVYGMHNMPGIPVGNFAVRAGPLMAATDIFSLTVTGKGGHAARPHTGIDPIVACAQIVTGLQTIASRNADPLESIVVSVTTIHAGKADNVIAERATMTGTVRTLIPEMRDLAERRIGEIASGIAEAMGARAELSYERNYPVVVNHEAETDFVASVAERVVGKHKVNRDTPPMMGGEDFAFMLEELPGAFIFTGNGEDSANLHSAFYDFNDNVIPVGASYWVELVESRLAG, encoded by the coding sequence ATGCCTGTCAACAACCGTATTGCCGACCGCTTGGGGTCCATTGCAGGTTGGCGACGGGAGCTGCACCAAAACCCCGAAATCATGTACGACTTGCCGCAGACCATGGCCTACGTCGCAGACAAGTTGCGCCAGTTTGGATGTGATGAAGTCGTTGAGGGGTTGGGGCAGACGGGCGTGGTCGGCGTTATCGGCGGGCAAAAGGGAAACGGACCGACGCTTGGTTTGCGTTCGGATATGGATGCGCTGCCCATCCTGGAGGAAACCGGTCTCCCTCATGCTTCCCAGACCGATGGGAAGATGCACGCTTGTGGGCATGACGGACACATGGCCATGTTGCTGGGCGCTGCCGAACATCTGTGTGAGACACGGGGCTTTGCCGGCACGGTTGTCGTTATCTTTCAGCCCGCTGAGGAAGGCGGGGCAGGGGCTAAGGCGATGATGGATGATGGTCTGTTTGAGCGCTTTGGGATCGAAGAGGTGTATGGCATGCACAACATGCCTGGCATCCCGGTGGGCAACTTTGCTGTTCGCGCCGGCCCGCTCATGGCGGCTACGGATATCTTTTCCCTGACCGTCACGGGCAAGGGTGGACATGCCGCGCGCCCGCATACGGGGATCGATCCGATCGTTGCATGCGCGCAAATCGTGACAGGTTTGCAAACCATCGCTTCGCGTAACGCCGACCCGCTGGAAAGCATCGTGGTCTCCGTAACAACGATCCACGCCGGGAAGGCTGATAATGTCATTGCCGAGCGCGCAACGATGACCGGTACAGTGCGCACACTTATTCCTGAAATGCGCGATCTGGCCGAGCGCCGCATTGGTGAGATTGCTAGTGGGATCGCCGAAGCCATGGGCGCGCGCGCCGAGCTGTCCTACGAGCGTAATTACCCGGTTGTCGTGAACCATGAGGCCGAGACCGATTTTGTTGCGTCTGTCGCGGAGCGCGTGGTGGGCAAACACAAGGTCAATCGTGATACGCCGCCCATGATGGGGGGCGAAGACTTCGCCTTTATGTTGGAAGAGCTGCCGGGTGCATTCATTTTCACCGGTAATGGCGAAGACAGTGCGAACCTGCATTCGGCGTTTTATGATTTCAATGACAACGTCATACCCGTCGGTGCGAGCTACTGGGTTGAACTTGTTGAAAGTCGCCTTGCAGGCTGA
- a CDS encoding sulfite exporter TauE/SafE family protein: MDLLIPYLPEGLPIVSAGILVVAAFFTSAMTAAFGIGGGVALLALMANIVPVAVLIPVHGVIQLGSNAGRALVLRQHIVWPLLAYFAIGALVGALIGGQLVVALPDNLLRVCVGLFVLLSIWGPKPKAASGGPFALTIAGGFATFLTMFVGATGPFVAAVLAPRLDDRRLYTGTHAAAMVMQHGLKVVVFGYLGFAFGAWVPLMVAMIAAGFLGTLAGTRLLHALPETLFRTVFKWVLTALAIQLIASAGWNWLR; encoded by the coding sequence ATGGACCTGCTGATCCCTTATCTGCCTGAAGGCCTTCCTATCGTTTCCGCTGGCATCCTTGTCGTCGCGGCCTTTTTCACCTCTGCGATGACGGCGGCGTTCGGGATCGGTGGTGGGGTGGCCCTTTTGGCACTGATGGCCAATATCGTGCCAGTGGCGGTCCTCATTCCGGTCCATGGCGTCATTCAGCTTGGTTCCAACGCTGGGCGAGCGCTGGTGTTGCGTCAGCACATTGTGTGGCCGCTGCTCGCTTATTTCGCGATCGGTGCCCTTGTTGGCGCACTTATTGGCGGCCAACTGGTGGTCGCGTTGCCCGATAATCTTTTGAGGGTTTGCGTTGGGCTATTTGTCCTGCTCTCAATTTGGGGGCCAAAGCCCAAGGCGGCTTCTGGGGGGCCGTTTGCTCTCACGATTGCTGGCGGCTTTGCTACGTTCCTGACAATGTTTGTCGGGGCGACAGGTCCATTTGTGGCGGCCGTCCTTGCGCCACGCCTCGACGATCGGCGTCTATACACCGGGACGCACGCCGCCGCGATGGTCATGCAGCACGGGCTGAAAGTGGTTGTATTTGGTTACCTCGGGTTCGCGTTCGGCGCATGGGTACCGCTTATGGTTGCGATGATTGCAGCTGGTTTTCTCGGCACGCTGGCTGGAACACGGCTCCTACACGCCTTGCCTGAAACTCTCTTCCGGACTGTGTTCAAGTGGGTGCTGACAGCGCTTGCGATACAGTTGATTGCTTCAGCTGGCTGGAACTGGTTGCGTTAA